The proteins below come from a single Bacteroidales bacterium genomic window:
- the dnaJ gene encoding molecular chaperone DnaJ has product MAKKDYYEILGVPRNATQEEIKKAYRQMALKYHPDRNPGDKEAEEKFKEAAEAYEVLSDPEKRKRYDQFGHAGVGNSHFSGGGFTVEDIFSHFSDIFSDFGDIFGGFGGFSQSTRRGTTTSRGTNLRIKVKLTLEEIATGVEKKIKVRKKIPCSSCGGTGAQVGSSPTTCPTCRGTGRIVQVTSTFLGQMQTVSTCPNCHGEGKIVTNKCYSCHGTGLQDGEEIISIKIPAGVEEGMQMTLSGKGNAAPRGGIPGDLIVVFEEEPHPHFKRDGLNLLFEYFISFTDATLGSTIEVPTLTGKARIKIPPGTIPGKMFRLKGKGLPEVNGYRTGDLIVTINVWVPQKLSREERELVEKMKNFSGFQPDNTTPHRSFFDRLKDLFS; this is encoded by the coding sequence TGCAACGCAAGAAGAGATTAAGAAGGCTTATCGCCAGATGGCTCTTAAGTATCATCCAGACAGAAATCCCGGAGATAAAGAGGCTGAAGAAAAGTTTAAAGAAGCTGCAGAAGCATATGAAGTACTTAGTGACCCTGAAAAACGAAAACGTTATGACCAATTTGGTCATGCTGGTGTGGGAAATTCCCATTTCAGTGGTGGAGGATTTACGGTAGAAGACATATTTTCTCATTTTAGTGATATTTTCTCAGATTTTGGTGATATATTTGGTGGCTTCGGTGGATTCTCTCAATCGACACGAAGGGGAACAACAACATCTCGAGGGACAAATTTACGCATCAAAGTCAAGCTTACTCTGGAAGAAATAGCAACTGGTGTTGAAAAAAAGATTAAAGTTAGAAAAAAGATACCTTGTTCTTCATGTGGAGGAACAGGTGCTCAAGTTGGTTCTTCTCCAACGACTTGCCCAACATGTCGAGGAACTGGTCGTATCGTACAGGTGACTAGTACATTTTTAGGGCAGATGCAAACAGTTTCTACTTGTCCAAATTGTCATGGAGAAGGGAAAATTGTTACAAATAAATGTTATTCATGTCATGGAACTGGTTTGCAAGATGGCGAAGAGATCATCTCTATTAAAATTCCTGCTGGCGTTGAAGAAGGTATGCAGATGACTCTTTCAGGCAAAGGAAATGCAGCTCCTCGCGGAGGTATTCCTGGTGATTTGATTGTCGTTTTCGAAGAAGAACCTCACCCTCATTTTAAGCGAGACGGGTTAAATCTTTTATTCGAATATTTTATTTCGTTCACTGATGCAACCCTGGGTTCAACCATTGAAGTGCCCACCCTTACAGGGAAAGCACGAATTAAAATCCCACCCGGTACTATTCCTGGTAAAATGTTCAGGTTAAAAGGAAAAGGGTTGCCGGAAGTAAATGGTTATCGAACTGGTGATCTTATCGTTACTATTAATGTATGGGTGCCACAAAAATTATCTCGCGAAGAAAGAGAACTTGTTGAAAAAATGAAAAACTTTTCTGGCTTTCAACCGGATAATACAACACCCCATCGTTCTTTCTTCGATCGTTTAAAGGATTTATTTTCTTAG
- a CDS encoding GH25 family lysozyme, whose protein sequence is MPKRKTRLSFFGNFLLLLIILALILLLAYLNKYSFQSPSQQRTYEILESIPREYSIYGIDISRYQKKINWEKLSRFRYKHVTISFIMIKATEGTNYVDPFFHDNWKNSKKYGFITGAYHYFKPHQDPIIQMNNFLKTVSFSPGDFIVVDIEEYPIYISKATFQNNIMKALQYVEEKLKTKPILYTNVSFYRQYFMNKRFEKYPLWIAHYYQQSPPSDIPWVFWQFHDKMSLNGISENVDMNIFCCSYSELKKFLIQ, encoded by the coding sequence ATGCCTAAACGAAAAACCCGATTATCTTTTTTTGGTAATTTTCTTTTGCTATTAATCATTTTAGCTTTAATCCTACTATTAGCATACCTAAACAAATATTCTTTTCAGTCACCATCCCAACAAAGAACATACGAAATTCTTGAGTCAATACCTCGTGAATATTCTATCTACGGAATCGATATATCGAGATATCAAAAAAAAATTAATTGGGAAAAATTGTCTCGATTTCGTTATAAACATGTTACTATTTCTTTTATTATGATCAAGGCTACAGAAGGTACCAACTATGTGGATCCTTTTTTTCACGACAATTGGAAAAATTCTAAAAAATATGGCTTCATAACAGGAGCATACCATTATTTCAAACCTCATCAAGATCCTATTATTCAAATGAACAATTTTTTAAAAACAGTTTCTTTCTCGCCAGGAGATTTTATTGTTGTGGACATTGAGGAATACCCCATTTATATTTCTAAAGCCACGTTTCAAAACAATATCATGAAAGCTCTACAGTATGTTGAAGAAAAATTAAAGACTAAGCCTATTCTTTACACCAATGTGTCTTTTTATAGGCAATATTTTATGAATAAAAGATTCGAAAAATATCCGTTATGGATAGCACACTACTATCAACAATCTCCCCCGTCCGATATTCCTTGGGTTTTTTGGCAATTTCATGACAAAATGTCACTTAATGGAATATCTGAAAACGTAGATATGAATATTTTTTGTTGTTCTTATTCTGAATTGAAAAAGTTCTTGATTCAATAG